Genomic segment of Andrena cerasifolii isolate SP2316 chromosome 16, iyAndCera1_principal, whole genome shotgun sequence:
AGAAACCACCGCCAGAGGACCGCCCAGATGATCCTGTTCTCGCAAGTCCTCGCGGCGCtgctcgttcgtatatatacttCCTCCGCTGTACCTATTCTTGTCCCCGCGTCTGAGGCAGGGTCTGCTAGGAACGCCTTACTGACGAGTCCGACCTAGCCAGACCTAGGACGAAACGCGGCCCCCCAATAAATCCCCATTCCTCTTTCTCCTGTACCATCCAAATTTACGCTCTTACAGTCACTCGAGGGGGACTATAAACAACCAGCAGCCGGGGCGCAGCACCTGGACGACAGAGGGAGGAAGGCGAAAGGGGGGAGGAGGGAGAGAAGAAATCAACatccaacaacaacaacaacacaaACAACTCTCACAAGGAACACGACACCGCCGCCTAAAACCAAACCAGCAGCGATCTCCCAGCTTCAGGAGCCAGGAGGACAAaggagagaagaagaaaaagaagacaaCAACACAACACACACCACCAACCGATGACGGAGACAAGGATGTCATCGTACGCCCAGGATCGTAGCCTCATCCTTAGGATGGCCCGACACACCAGAGTGGTGTATCTCCAACTGCGGATCTCTTTGTTTCGTCAAACAGGGTCACCGAACAACCAGAGATCGCCGACCGGAGAATGGTGTGGGATTACACGGCCGCTGCTGCGGCATCATCAATTCGTGGCTCATGCCTGAGGACTAGCAGCATACATACGACTCGATACGCGGTGGAGAGCGGTCCACTGACAGACGGATGGATCGGATCCCCCCCAGCAGCAGAATGTGCAGAGCACCAACCCCCACAAAGGCTCTCGAGCGCGCTTCGCTCGCTCCTGGATCGAGAAGGGATCGGCACCTCCTGCGACGAAGTTAATTGAGAAGTAGTAGAGGAAATGGGATGGACAAAGGCCGACACGCGTTATGGGGCTAACGACGCCGCGACCTTTACAACCACACGACTGTTGATATCGACTCGCATCGCCTGCAACTGCGTCGACAACGGGCTCGACCGAGAGCACTTGTATGAGCGGAGCAAATCAAATCCAGTTCGCCGATCCCTGGGGAAAATCAACCGTCATCGAGAGAAGTTGGGCATCCTACGATATACATCCTTCCAACCCGTCCTCTGTGTGTTCTCCTAATTCCCGCGTCTGAGGCAGGGCTTGCTAGGGAAAGCCTTACTGATGAGTCCTACTAGCAGGCCTGAGGACGAAAcgcaaaaatctttttttttgtatatctgattttctttgttttctgtCGTTGCGGATTTTGGGGGAAGTTTGTGGGAGTTGAAAAATGTTATACTCTGTAGACGTGTTTTATTTCTATACTCGTTTGTAGGCGCATTGAAAATGATTTTCCTGGGAaactttaatttaactttaattGGTAGCCGCACTAGTAATTCTTTGCAGTATTCAAAGTCTTATCACTCGCGTGTGAGTCGAAGGAGGCAGGTAATTATCTCGGCAGTAAGGATGCCAGCAGTGCACCACTGCCATAGAATAGTTATTAGTCCTTCAGGCAGCACAGAAATGGGGAAACTGACGTAATATGCCCGAGTGGAAGAATTTATACACATTCTTACAGCTCATGCTTCACAAGATCCTGGTACGTGGGTATATCGATGACACAGAGTGGTTCGTTTGCTGCAACAATGCAAGCTGCGCCGTTTTTGCCCTTCTCGATCAATTTCACCATCGCCTTGGCCACATCTTCCGGTCTAGAAACGCAATTGATTAAAATTACTTACAACGATTCATTTTAACACCAGAAATAAGTCTACAGAAAAGGTTGAGCAGAGTCGAAAGAAACGGGTCGAGTTTATTTGCAATTCACTGTAGAAAGGTGTCATTCACCGTTATAGTCtactaaaattaataaaaagctAGTTCATAGCGTTCAGCGAGGTACTTACGGTTGGTCCGGCCAGGTTTTCATATCGGCCATGAGTTTGTTGTGATCGAAGAAGCTCAAAAATGACATTTCCATCATGTTATCGGCTAACGGGGTTCTGGTCAGGCCGGGGCACATTAGCAACATACGAACGCCAGTTCTGTCGTAGGAGCCCTGCgagttgaaattgtattttcGAGTTTCGAAATTACCCGAAATTCTCAGTGGATTCTCTTACTTGTAAGCTGGCGGTTAAACCAACAACAGCGTACTTCGTCGCACAGTAGATCGGAAATTCTGTTGCGGGTGTAACACCAGCGATGGACGCGATGTTCACTATCGTACCGCCACAACCACCATTGTGTTTGCCCATTATGTCGATGCCTAGAAGTGTTGTTCGAACGAGCCCCGCCTAAGCGAGATGAAAATTAATCAGTGAGaggtattttaatttaaacctTCCCGGGGATCAGGGTACGAAGCTAAAGAAGCATTTTGGAATGTTATGAGAATGAAACTTCGAGTGCTAaagatatattataaaattgaagagtgcttgctgaaaacactgtaagtgccaaaattaaaaaaagtatttttttatcaagAAATGTGgcacgtgccaatggtaatactatagcgtagaatttgatttttggtagTTACAGTGTTTTTTAAAAGAACTCTTCAATTACGAAATTTTACTCACAACATTTATGTCGATCATACGCTCCCACATGACATTGTCCAGGCACCCCGCGGAGTTGATCAAAATGTCCAAGCCTCCTAGGGTCTCGACGACCTTCTTGAAGCTCgctgttcaaattatattcgtATTACAGCTCCCATTCTGTCATACTGAAGCAATCATTAAGACTTCCCGACTTACATTCCACTTGCTCCTGACTCGTCACATCGCAGGCGAAAAGGTGCACGCGACCTTTGCCGAATTGACTCCTCAGCTGCGCAACGGCGTCCTCACCCTTAGAACTGGGCAGGTCCAAGATGGCAACGGACTAGGACAGGACGTGCAACGTGTTATATAaccaattaataataataattctttgttGATACAATAAGatacaaaaattaacaaatacatataagaaaacaaaaaagagaaaaatagtagagtgAGAAACTAGATTCTAAACAACAAGTCCTTTCATTCTAACAAACTGTATTCTAAATGCTACACACTACCTTAAGGGacctccctactttgacggcctgaaaatgagcgcgatatttgggatttttttaaagagaaacccttaaattatattaattgaaaactttatgcctatatttgtacatacttaggcaacattttaaaaacgATTTACTTTTACTTTCTCAATACTAGGGCGCACCTACGTACAAAGGAACATACCAGCACGAGAGATAAATATTATGATATAACACGAAAATAAGAAGGACAGACACCGCGTTACTCAAA
This window contains:
- the LOC143377512 gene encoding 15-hydroxyprostaglandin dehydrogenase [NAD(+)]-like, with the protein product MDVKDKTAAITGGASGIGYSCVEQLLHHNAKSVAILDLPSSKGEDAVAQLRSQFGKGRVHLFACDVTSQEQVESSFKKVVETLGGLDILINSAGCLDNVMWERMIDINVAGLVRTTLLGIDIMGKHNGGCGGTIVNIASIAGVTPATEFPIYCATKYAVVGLTASLQGSYDRTGVRMLLMCPGLTRTPLADNMMEMSFLSFFDHNKLMADMKTWPDQPPEDVAKAMVKLIEKGKNGAACIVAANEPLCVIDIPTYQDLVKHEL